CAGAAGATGGGCGCGATCATCTCCGTCGACACCGACCGGACCATCCGGATCACCGGTGTGGACGAGCTCACCGGCTACAACCACAAGGCGCTCCCGGACCGCCTGGAGGCCGCCTCGTGGGCTTCCGCGGCCCTGGCGACCCGCGGCAACATCTACGTCCGCGGAGCGCAGCAGCGCTCGATGATGACCTTCCTGAACACCTTCCGGCGGGTCGGCGGTGCCTTCGAGATCGACGACGAGGGCATCCGCTTCTGGCACCCGGGCGGCCCGCTGAAGGCCATCGCGCTGGAGACGGACGTCCACCCGGGCTTCCAGACCGACTGGCAGCAGCCGCTGGTCGTGGCCCTGACGCAGGCCTCGGGCCTGTCGATCGTCCACGAGACGGTCTACGAGTCCCGGCTCGGATTCACCTCGGCGCTGAACCAGATGGGTGCTCACATCCAGCTGTACCGCGAGTGCCTGGGCGGTTCGGCGTGCCGTTTCGGTCAGCGCAACTTCCTGCACTCGGCGGTCGTCTCCGGCCCCACGAAGCTGCAGGGCGCCGATCTGGTCATCCCCGACCTGCGCGGCGGGTTCTCGTACCTGATCGCGGCGCTGGCCGCCGAGGGCACCTCGCGCGTCCACGGCATCGACCTGATCAACCGCGGCTACGAGAACTTCATGGAGAAGCTCATGGAGCTGGGCGCCAAGGTCGAGCTCCCCAACGGCGACCTCGTCTGACGGAAGCGCCCCAGGGCCCCTCAGGGGGCCCTGGACAGGCCGAAGGGCGGCCACCCCGGTGGGGTGGCCGCCCTTCGGCTTTCGTGTGTACTGCTGCCGTCCCGAGGGCCGTGCGGCCCTCGGCACAAGGGCGGTACTACTTACCCTTGGCGGCTTCCTTGAGCTTGGAGCCCGCGGAGACCTTCACGCTGTAGCCGGCCGGGATCTGGATGGGGTCGCCGGTCTGCGGGTTGCGCGCGGTGCGAGCGGCACGGTGGGTGCGCTCGAAGGTCAGGAAGCCGGGGATGGTGACCTTCTCGTCGCCCTTGGCGACGATCTCGCCGACGGTCTCGGCGAGCGCGGCCAGAACGGCGTCGGCGTCCTTGCGGGTCACCTCGGCGCGCTCGGACAGAGCGGCCACCAGCTCACTGCGGTTCATGTTGTACTCCCGTGTTCAACGTGCCTTAGAGGCGTGAGATCGAAGCCGATGCTGCCAGGGCCCTAGGACAGTCCCCGGACCCGGGTCTGAACGTCAGACCCTCTCGCCCGGTTACGCATCCTGCCCCCACCAGCGGCGGGAAAGCCAATCCGGCACCCGCCAGGGTCACACGAAAAGCGCCACTGTCACGCCGCGGTGACGCTCCGTCCGCATCCGATGGTTCCGGTGGATGCGGACCGCGGGCCACGCCGGCATCCCCGCAACCCTAGAGGTGGCCGGGCGGGCCCGCATCTCGCGACGCGCCGGTATCAGGGGGCCGTGAGGGCCGTCACAGCGAGGTTCACGCCCCGGAGGCGGCTTTGCGGACGGCTCCGGCGACCGCGCCCGCGACCTTGTCGTTGAAGACGGACGGGATGATGTAGTTCGCGTTCAACTCGTCCTCGCCGACCACGTCCGCGAGCGCGCTCGCGGCGGCCAGCATCATGTCCGTGTTCACGGTGCGGGACTGGGCGTCCAGCAGGCCGCGGAAGACGCCCGGGAAGACCAGGACGTTGTTGATCTGGTTGGGGAAGTCGGACCGTCCGGTGGCCACGACGGCGGCCGTCTGACGGGCCACCGCGGGGTCGACCTCGGGGTCCGGGTTCGCGAGCGCGAACACGATGGCGCCCTCCGCCATGGCCGCCACGTCGTCGCCGTTCAGGACGTTCGGGGCGGAGACGCCGATGAAGACGTCGGCTCCGACCACGGCCTCCTTGAGGGTGCCCGTGTAGCCCTCGGGGTTGGTGTTGTCCGCGATCCAGCGCAGCGGGGAGTCGGCCGCCGCGTCGACGAGGTCGGGGCGACCCGCGTGCACGACACCGTGGATGTCGGCGCTGACGGCGTTCTTCACACCCGCCGCGAGGAGCAGCTTGAGGATGGCCGTACCGGCCGCGCCGGCGCCCGACATGACGACCTTGACGTCGCCAACTGCCTTGCCCACCACGCGCAGTGCGTTGGTGAGGGCGGCCAGGACGACGATGGCGGTGCCGTGCTGGTCGTCGTGGAAGACGGGGATGTCGAGGGCCTCGCGCAGGCGGGCCTCGATCTCGAAGCAGCGCGGCGCGGAGATGTCCTCCAGGTTGATGCCCGCGAAGCCGGGGGCGATGGCCTTGACGATCTCGACGATCGCGTCGGTGTCCTGGGTGTCGAGGCAGATCGGCCACGCGTCGATGCCGGCGAACCGCTTGAAGAGGGCCGCCTTGCCCTCCATGACGGGCAGCGCGGCCATGGGGCCGATGTTGCCCAGGCCCAGTACGGCGGAGCCGTCCGTCACGACTGCGACGGAGTTGCGCTTGATGGTGAGGCGCCGCGCGTCCTCGGGGTTCTCGGCAATCGCCATGCACACGCGGGCCACGCCCGGGGTGTAGATCATCGAGAGGTCGTCGCGGTTGCGGATGGGGTGCTTGGACGCCATCTCGATCTTGCCGCCGAGGTGCATCAGGAAGGTTCGGTCGGAGACCTTGCCCAGGCTGACGCCCTCGATTCCGCGCAGCTTCTCGACGATCTCGTCGGCGTGCGCGGTGGAGGTCGCGGCGATGGTGACGTCGATACGGAGCTTCTCGTGACCCGATGCGGTCACGTCGAGGCCGGTGACGGATCCTCCGGAAGACTCCACGGCGGTGGTCAGCTGGGAGACCGCGGTACCGCTCGCGGGCACTTCCAGGCGGACCGTCATCGAGTACGAGACGCTGGGCGCCGTTGCCATGGCCGTGTTCCTCTTCTGTCCCTGGTTTTTCTGTACACAGGGCCCCGGCGCACGGCGGGTGCGGCGGGACCTCTTGTCCGATCGTCCCACCTACCAGCCGGTAAAAGGTAACCAGCTACAAATTTCGGAAAGACACTTCCACCATACGAGATATGAAGGACTCCTGGAAGGGTTTCCGGCCACGCAAAACAGGTCTGCCCCGGCACCGAAGTGCCGGGGCAGACCTGTTCTTCACGTAGATGACACCGACCCGCCATGCTCGCCTCGCGGCAAGTGGTCGCTCTGAGCGACGAAGGTTGGGCCCGGGGGCTTGGATCGAGTCGGTGCCGTACCCAGGCTAACAAAGGATCGCCGGAAGCGACCCCCCTCCAGGCACTTGACTCTTGGACCACACCCCTGGTCGCGGGCCAATCGGCCCATCGCCCCGGCGGGCAGGCCCACCGGGGCCCGGTCGGACGGGGTCTACGGGCGCAGCAGCGTCGGAACGCCCTCCCCGTCGGGGGTGTCGCGCTCGGCCGAGACCACCGTCAGCTGCTGCGTGGCGCGCGTCAGGGCCACGTACAGCACCCTGAGCCCGGCCTCGGACTCGTCCGCGATCTCCGCCGGGGACACCACCACGGTGGCGTCGTACTCCAGCCCCTTCGCCTCCAGGCTGCCCAGCGCGACCGCGCGTTCGCCCAGGTCGGCCAGCCATCCGGCCGCCTCCGCCCGCCGGTCCATGGCCACGACCACGCCCACCGTGCCGTCCACCTGTTCCAGCAGCCGCCGGGTCTCCTCCCGGACCGTCTCGCCCAGGTCGCCCGGGGCGGCCGTGAAGCGGGGCTCCAGGCCCGTCGAGCGCACCGCGGTCGGCGGCTCCATCCCCGGCATGGCCAGTTTCAGCACCCGGGCGGCGACCTCGGCGACCTCGGCGGGGTTGCGGTAGTTCACGGTCAGCGTGAAGCGCCGGCGCGGCCGGGACCCCAGGGCCTCGTCGCGGGCCGCCGCCGCCTCCTGCGGATCCGTCCAGGAGGACTGCGCCGGGTCGCCGACGAC
This region of Streptomyces sp. NBC_00513 genomic DNA includes:
- a CDS encoding NAD-dependent malic enzyme, giving the protein MATAPSVSYSMTVRLEVPASGTAVSQLTTAVESSGGSVTGLDVTASGHEKLRIDVTIAATSTAHADEIVEKLRGIEGVSLGKVSDRTFLMHLGGKIEMASKHPIRNRDDLSMIYTPGVARVCMAIAENPEDARRLTIKRNSVAVVTDGSAVLGLGNIGPMAALPVMEGKAALFKRFAGIDAWPICLDTQDTDAIVEIVKAIAPGFAGINLEDISAPRCFEIEARLREALDIPVFHDDQHGTAIVVLAALTNALRVVGKAVGDVKVVMSGAGAAGTAILKLLLAAGVKNAVSADIHGVVHAGRPDLVDAAADSPLRWIADNTNPEGYTGTLKEAVVGADVFIGVSAPNVLNGDDVAAMAEGAIVFALANPDPEVDPAVARQTAAVVATGRSDFPNQINNVLVFPGVFRGLLDAQSRTVNTDMMLAAASALADVVGEDELNANYIIPSVFNDKVAGAVAGAVRKAASGA
- a CDS encoding HU family DNA-binding protein, giving the protein MNRSELVAALSERAEVTRKDADAVLAALAETVGEIVAKGDEKVTIPGFLTFERTHRAARTARNPQTGDPIQIPAGYSVKVSAGSKLKEAAKGK
- the murA gene encoding UDP-N-acetylglucosamine 1-carboxyvinyltransferase, with translation MTGTDDVLLVHGGTPLEGEIRVRGAKNLVPKAMVAALLGSTPSRLRNVPDIRDVRVVRGLLQLHGVTVRPGEEPGELVLDPTYVESANVADIDAHAGSSRIPILFCGPLLHRLGHAFIPGLGGCDIGGRPIDFHFDVLRQFGATIEKREGGQYLEAPQRLRGCKIRLPYPSVGSTEQVLLTAVLAEGVTELSNAAVEPEIEDLICVLQKMGAIISVDTDRTIRITGVDELTGYNHKALPDRLEAASWASAALATRGNIYVRGAQQRSMMTFLNTFRRVGGAFEIDDEGIRFWHPGGPLKAIALETDVHPGFQTDWQQPLVVALTQASGLSIVHETVYESRLGFTSALNQMGAHIQLYRECLGGSACRFGQRNFLHSAVVSGPTKLQGADLVIPDLRGGFSYLIAALAAEGTSRVHGIDLINRGYENFMEKLMELGAKVELPNGDLV